The genomic interval agcccgaaaaacccacaaaaaactataaattaggGTCGctgtaaaggaaaggaagtttttttgtgtgtgtgtttgtttttatgtaaatGTGATTGATGTAAGGTGTATATACATGTGTTTTATGTTGTATGTTTGTGCAtggaaaattttaaataaataataaaaaactaaattagcttacagttgtaaactgcttagacactgctttgGTGGtttgaagcggtatataaatgaagcttgtttgtttgtttgtttgggggtcTACACAGGGCCCCACTATCCCCACAGCTCTAATGACCCATGAAGGTGGGAAGGTAGTGCAGGAGCAGCAGACCTACATTGCAAAAGCCAACATGACTGGTGAAAGGAGCAGTACAGTATTCATTTATTACTTTTAGCAGTTAAGTAAAGggctttttaaagacatttagATCAAGATTTTTCTAGTTCTGCACCGTTCTCTTATGAGTCCTAgcaatctggattttttttcaaggcacaaaaaataatgaaagatcAGCAGCACTTGTAACCCTGTCAGGCACCTTTTAGCTTCACAGTGAGAAACAGCCACCTGAAGCCCATTACAACTCCCACTGGCCATTTGCATTTGCCTCCTTGTTGAATCACCCTTCAAcatttgattgaatgggtctgttTTAGTTCAGACTCACCAAGAGGGTTCCAGCCCaaaataaattcctttttaaCAGGATGGGTTGGCGTGGGGGGCCTCATTTTGGACTTGCCCATTCAAATGCTCAGGGACTCTGCTATcatgcttttctttccctccacctCCGGCCCCCATCCAGACCGCCTGAGTATGAAAGACGAGCAAATTGTACAGAGCCTGAATGAGAAGCAGCAGATCTACCTGGAAATGGCTGAGATGAGCGGCTTTGAGGACCTGGCCTCCAGCTCTCGCCCTCGCCTCATTCAGAGAGCAGAGTCCCCAGAGAACTTGCAGGGGGAGGCCATCCTGAAACAGGCAGTGACAGAAGGTGCATGATCTGGGGTGGGGGGCACTATTGGGAAAAGAGGTCCTGACAT from Sceloporus undulatus isolate JIND9_A2432 ecotype Alabama unplaced genomic scaffold, SceUnd_v1.1 scaffold_16296, whole genome shotgun sequence carries:
- the LOC121918550 gene encoding rho guanine nucleotide exchange factor 18-like gives rise to the protein MLRDSAIMLFFPSTSGPHPDRLSMKDEQIVQSLNEKQQIYLEMAEMSGFEDLASSSRPRLIQRAESPENLQGEAILKQAVTEVESLQNWIFTQFGSGVSPRPEEPCGSGSLRRAETFGGYDSTGASLGKSK